In Glycine max cultivar Williams 82 chromosome 15, Glycine_max_v4.0, whole genome shotgun sequence, the DNA window ATTACTCTGTTGGTAGCAATGGCATAAATTCGACCACACGTCTCAATCACCTTCCATTATGATCCAATACAGAACGTCGACGAAGAATGCCCCGAAAACCAGACACAATAGGAGTGGGGATCCTTTTCTCCTGTGTTTCAATCATACACTTGTTGTGTTTACTTTTCTATGTGCACTCCATCATCATTCATATCATCAACAATTTAAAAagctaaacaaaatttaaacccTCACAAAAGTCCCTGCTTATCCCTTcctgaaaattacaaaattataacaCCCCTCGATCAATCATGCACCCTACCAACTAAACACCAACACACTACCCCCTCAATATCATGATAAGCTGATAACGAAAGCTTAAAAATGGCAATCAATAAAATTGACCTCTTATGATCTACAACTTTGATCTCAAGGccatcctaattaattaatatcaaaaCCGCATAGTATTATCATCAtctcattatttatatttattaattcctctatttctttttttaacatgaGATACCTGAGTTAGAAATTATGTTGCATGGAAGTAAAAGGGAGATATGAGATTCATCAGGAgttggagaaggatgaagaaaGAGTAGTGGAGAGATGAATTTGCTTAATGacatttataacaaaattaataaattaatatttattgataaaaaaaataaaagtttaagaaaaaatgaaatgagattatttagttgaaattaaaaaaaaaaaaatgggtttgGAGTTTGGAACGTGGAAATACATATGTTGAGAGTGGTatatagtataatataatataatataaggaGAGcttgaagaaaataagaagaagcgTTTACAGTAGTTTACATATAATCAGGTGATGGTGACTCAGAAATGCTCTCCAAGTGAGGCCTCCAGACGGCGACACGTCCTCGTCTTCTGTCTCTCTGCGTAGAAACTTTCTCGGAGAGTATTTCAGTCAAGTAGCGCTCATTAGAGACGAGCAAGTTGGCGACCGAAATGGCGTTGTTATTGTTGATGTTTCTGTTGTCGCTGTGGtgttccttccttttcttcttccccGAGGAGGAGGACCTCTGGAGGTGGTTGTTCTTTTCCGACGGAGGCGAGGGGAGAGGCATGAGGAAGTAAATCTTGCCGCGTTGGAGCTCTGCGTCGGGAGGGACGACGACGATCTTGGGAACGACGCCGTCTTGGGTGGAGGGGGAGGAAGGCTTCTTGAGGACGTGCTTGGGGTGTGCCTTCATGACGTCGCTGGCCTTGATGGTGCCGCTGATTTCCTCGACGCGGCCGTTGGAGTGCACTATGCGGATTACGTCCAGGGCCCCGCATGGGAGAATGCAGGAGATGCAACACCGGATGCTGTTTCTCATGCCTTCTCTCAATTCTCATAGAGAGAACGAGACACAAGAcaacaagaagaaaatatagaaagagagagagagcttggTTTTGAGATTGTGTGCTTTTTATGTTTCTAGGTAATGCAGGGAGGGAGAATCTGTCacataaaagaaagaattttGTACCAAATGATGCCTTTTATTTTCGTTATTAtctcaaaactttttttaatttaattttatttttacaaatgttAACCATCACTTCAAACAAGTGGATTGATGATACAGGCAAAATTATTAGATAGTCTAAATCACTACATGTCTATAGTTCAATCAACCCTTAATCTTTACTAACAAatgtatttaagtttttaatatataaaagaatttaataatCAAGAAATCTAACATAATTGTTATAAACTATGAAGTTCAAATCTtggatataaattattttattgtctaTAATAGATTAATAGTCATGTGaaagatatataattttgtaaaaaaaaaaaaaagctttgttaaggaattaaaaatgaaagatttttactaaaaaaacaataagtAATTAAGATGATTCCATTCAAAAGTTTAATACTATATTCGTAACGTGatgattttaatgaaaaaagttttattgattgatttttttaatgttctcTTTTTGTCGACTTTGGAAAGGATGggggaatatatatatttattttcttccatgctaGCTAGCTGCGGGATGAAATTCATGGTGCGAATAATTGCACAACACTCTGTAGTTTGGCTTTTGATCCATAATTTAGGTCCCTCACTCACTGGCTCACTCCCTGACCTCACACAGTAcccttttttttcctattgTGAATTCAATAGTAGTGTTAGGTTAGGAATGGAAGGTTGGTATGTTCATATGAGTGGACACATGGCACAGTGAATGATGGGAACTCCTAAGGAAGCAAAAGCTTCGAACCTTGATGGGGCCATGACTGGATGTGCGTGTATCAATCAAAGGTTGACACTTGTCGgccaataattaatatttacattaaGTTTAGGTGAGGAGGCTAGTGGTGTGGGGTCAGCAAGAGAGAGAATATATGTATTTGGAGTGGAGTGGGAGAAGAGAGGGGAGATGGAAAATGAGATAAATTGGTGAAGAGATCTTTTGATCAGAGAGTTTGTGATCTTTCAATTTCCCATGGCAAGATCATGTGCGATGTGGTTTTCATCGGAAAGTGAAGTGTGATGGACCTGCACACTTTATCTCTAATGGGTTTTGGGTTTAGGTTAACTGAAGTGCTTTGACTAAGGCAAAGGTGCTTGTCTACTAGCCAAATCACCAAACCAACTCTCCTTCACTTCACTTCACATGCACTTCCCaattcctttcacttttttttttctttgtttttattcaagggattaatttattattttgtcatATTTCCTAcaccatacatatatatttggttCATATATGCTTATTATTCTTCTATCCATTACCACAATAATATGATAGAAGGGTTGGTAACAcattttttagattaaattaatcTAGAGGTCCtataatgtctatatttttaattaactttctataatttaaagatttttcataaaattctgattaatttcaaattttcttttgtataatattgttacatgatatttttttatactttttatacccatattttatataatatttccaACAATTTTTAATTCCACTCTTTGTTCGCTCCATAAGTTACAAAATAACATTATTCCTACGTTTCGTTTCTACTTTGGTCTAATAAATATATCCCTGTCCTACTTTCAACTAAAGTAAAGTTAAttgtacttttgttttgtaagtaAGCAATATGGTTCAATGAGATTATCCCTATATATGGCTTTGTAATTATCACTCATTGgacaatttaattctttttaatattcaGTCTTTATATTGGACTATATCCACGGGACGCACACATGTTATAGTTATAACTTGCTCGCAAATGGTTATTTAGCAAGCTttcatgaaaattttaatttaataaattgttcggttataattttttaaaaccataAAGACTTAATTAACTTTTCATCTTTAGGAACTTAACTAATAACCTAACAAAATTACAAGGACATTCAGTACATATtaatttagagaaaataatatatgtagccactgtgtaaatattttttatacttttaaccAATTAGATTGCTATTGAtggtaattaatttaaaagtaattctTAACATGATTTGTGATTGGttgatatgtaatttttttttatactggcACATcgatttttgatatttttattatatgtaatttGTATGGATCTCATCAAACAACAAGAGTGGAATTTCTACGATTTAAAGagttattttacataaattttacacaattataaaatatgtgtaaaaaaatatcttggCAATGTTATGCTTACATGCGATGAATAGTGCAAACTCATTtcgaaattaaaatcaaaatgtaaCACAGAATCTCGATTAACAGCAAAAGTCAACTAAGATTGTGTGCATAACGTCAATTTTCAGTTGACAAGGTCTTTATAGACATGTTTGCtagattatatatttatataatataccatatattctcaaataaaaaatagtctaGGATCATCATCCACCACCGCATCTTTTCTTTCTGcaattctttttatttccaAACAACTGTAAGCATCTTACACGCCAATGtatgaatgaatgaaatgaGATTTCGGTTTTCTTGGAAGGTAATGAGATTGTGCAGTTGaactacttttttatttatgtctttgaaataaagatttaaaaataacaaataaaatattttttaatatttatatagaaaatattaaaaatatttcactattattatttatatattcggaatgataaatgatatttgtacaacaaaatatataattaagagagaaaaatgagaaaaaaaataatttaaaatgtaatgatTGCAAaatgttctctttttttttcttattcaataaaaccaaaaattgagaaggaaaaaatggaaaattttcATCTCGAAGGGTATATCACATTCTTTGAACGTGAAATTAATTCATGTTTATCACActgtttttaaagataaaagaagagggGGGAGATTTTATTAGTGGGAGcggagaaaaagagagagaataatATGAATGATGTATAATCGcagtataataataaatactaagtagtagaaaaaatggaaaacaacaaaatgtgtaatccaaaaattataaattacttttctttgtccttaaatttcttaatattgaagttcattttcttattttttttatttaaacaagataaaattaaaaatattcttcttttcCCTCGAACCAGATATAACAAGGGAAACCAATactatgaaatttaaattcttatgcTGCAAATAATTAGATATAGCTAATATGAGTTAGAACTTAGGAGACTGATTTTAAGCTCCACTTATTATCTCAGCCTCCTTCTTGTTTAGTTCCCCTCTTGTGCCAAGTTTCCTTTAgtatattgttttgttttggccttacaaaaaaaaaaaaatgatcagtTGACGTTGTTGTTTCTGGATATTTAGTCCCGATTATTATTGGAAAAAAgccagttttttttaattatggtttcttatttttattctgaaaaaatagaatataatttatatcaaaatcgaattaattaaaatagagccagtttacataaaaaatagaatttaatttatataagttagtataaaatatttttacatgaaAATCCATCCacattacttaattaattaaatgatgtggtaaaatatatatgattgagGGTCcatataaatcaaataaaaaaaattaataaagtaacTAAACTGATTATCTACTTATTCAACTTTAGTCTTGAGCTTTTATCAATGAACTAGTAAGCCcccaaacaagaaaaacaagacCAACTAACAATAATGTatgaaattgaaaaggaaaggTAAGTTTTGGAGCCCCGGACTGGCTGGGCATTGCACAATTATTGATTGGGAAATCACAGTATATTGTCATTGTTCAAGACTGAGTGGATAACTTGCAcagtctttcattttatttttttttaaagacatgTTCTAGAGTTTAGCACTTTGGAAAGCAAATAAACCTGGAGCATTAATAATAAGGGTTGATTAGAAAGGCTCCATATCCAGCCGGCTGAATCCAATCAAAGTGTTTCATAAATTAAGGAATTGTGCTTAATTGAGTGCCCCACAAGCAGCTGCTGACAAATTAACCACTTTTTATTCTATGGTCAAGTGCTCTTGTATTCATAATGGCTAAGAAAACGAAAAAAACCGGTCTAGTGTTGTGTATATAGATTAAATGTGCTTGGATAAAGAATAAACTctcaagagaaaataataaataaaaaaaggacaaGAACGCATCAACGGAAACACGGTGACAGACACAccattaactttaaataaattcaaaccCTCGATCCAGATGAAGCCTTTAATTTATCCTCAAAATATAGGCTCTTAAGTAAGAAATGTCACCGTCCTTGAGTCCAAGCACATTGGAACCATTCTTTCCCGTTACTTAACAAGTTAGCAGCGAAAGGAAAAATAGTGAGAAcagaaaattaacaatttaagagGGGCAGGGATTGTGATTTTGAGTATATCAACAACACAGTTTTGGTACCTGCTTTTCCCTTCAGCCATTGGCACTTGATACTGGATTAAATTCTTCAATTAATACACGATATTGAGATATTGGAATGGTTGAGACCCCATAAGAGAAACAATGGGGGATATAATACGAGGTCAGGTCAGATTGGCCCTAGTCTTAAATGTTGATCAAGTagtgttattgttattattccTTTTAGTACAAATTGGCAGATAATGAAAATAAcatagaaagaagaaaaagggaaaaattataccttttgttttccaaGTGGTTTGGTTTTAATCCTACATTAATTCAGAGTGGTCCTTAAATTAGTTGGATATGCATTGCCATCATTTTAAGCATAGG includes these proteins:
- the LOC100775708 gene encoding uncharacterized protein: MRNSIRCCISCILPCGALDVIRIVHSNGRVEEISGTIKASDVMKAHPKHVLKKPSSPSTQDGVVPKIVVVPPDAELQRGKIYFLMPLPSPPSEKNNHLQRSSSSGKKKRKEHHSDNRNINNNNAISVANLLVSNERYLTEILSEKVSTQRDRRRGRVAVWRPHLESISESPSPDYM